The following coding sequences are from one Pseudonocardia sp. EC080619-01 window:
- a CDS encoding xanthine dehydrogenase family protein molybdopterin-binding subunit — MTTTAPRYVGTSLPRKEDPALLTGRATWTDDIVPPGTLHMAFVRSPLPHARITSIDTGAARQHPGVRAVLTADDVDGEFLAGIPCGWPVTEDIKVPDHRPLAAGVVHHVGDGVAVVLATSAAAARDGADLVDVEYTELPAVVDMADALADDAPLVHAELGTNHCYTWPLATGDVDAAFAGADVVVSGRYLQQRVVPSPMEPRAVVCVPDAVGGGFTVYTATQVPHFVRDILAACTGIADTKIRVVAPDVGGGFGAKLNVYAEEFLALVLARKLGTPVKWTETRSEHHQATTHGRGQIQDVSVAATRDGKILAMRVELLADMGAYLQLLTPGIAVFGAFTFCGLYDFGSYSFTAKGVFTNLTPTDAYRGAGRSEAAYGHERIMDDLARELGMDPAEVRLRNLHPKFDEPRTVPSGVQYDSGDYETCMRTAMDLVGYDALRAEQQDRRASGDPVQLGIGFGNFTESGGLSPSKVAAGVRLQSGGWEQATVRMTTSGKVEVVTGTSPHGQGHETAWSQIVADRLGVHPDDVEVLHGDTLVAPFGRDTYGSRSLAVGGTAVHLAAGKVLDKAMLIAAHLLEADESDLEFSGGQFRVAGTGGPSVTIQEVAGAASLAADLPEGMEPNLTADSAFDPPNFTWPFGTHVCVTEVDTETGFTRIRRYVAVDDCGVVVNPTIVEGQLHGGIAQGIGQALYEHATFDEAGNPTAGNLASYTVPSASDLPNFELTQTVTPSPTNPMGVKGIGESGAIGSSPAVVNAVIDAVAHLGVTHVDMPATPQAVWRAITAAARKTA; from the coding sequence GTGACCACCACCGCGCCCCGGTACGTCGGGACGAGCCTCCCGCGCAAGGAGGACCCGGCCCTGCTGACCGGCCGGGCGACCTGGACCGACGACATCGTCCCGCCGGGGACCCTGCACATGGCGTTCGTCCGCAGCCCGCTGCCGCACGCCCGGATCACGAGCATCGACACCGGCGCCGCGCGGCAGCACCCGGGTGTCCGGGCCGTCCTGACCGCCGACGACGTCGACGGCGAGTTCCTCGCCGGCATCCCGTGCGGCTGGCCGGTCACCGAGGACATCAAGGTCCCCGACCACCGCCCGCTGGCCGCCGGGGTGGTCCACCACGTCGGCGACGGCGTCGCGGTCGTGCTCGCCACCAGCGCCGCCGCCGCGCGGGACGGGGCCGACCTGGTCGACGTCGAGTACACCGAGCTGCCCGCGGTCGTCGACATGGCCGACGCGCTGGCCGACGACGCCCCGCTCGTGCACGCCGAGCTGGGCACCAACCACTGCTACACCTGGCCGCTGGCCACCGGGGACGTGGACGCCGCGTTCGCCGGCGCCGACGTCGTCGTGTCGGGGCGGTACCTGCAGCAGCGGGTGGTGCCCTCGCCGATGGAGCCGCGCGCCGTCGTCTGCGTCCCGGACGCGGTCGGTGGCGGGTTCACCGTCTACACCGCCACCCAGGTGCCGCACTTCGTCCGGGACATCCTGGCCGCGTGCACCGGCATCGCCGACACGAAGATCCGGGTCGTCGCACCGGACGTCGGCGGCGGGTTCGGGGCGAAGCTCAACGTCTACGCCGAGGAGTTCCTCGCCCTGGTCCTGGCCCGGAAGCTGGGCACCCCGGTCAAGTGGACCGAGACGCGCTCCGAGCACCACCAGGCCACCACGCACGGCCGCGGCCAGATCCAGGACGTCTCGGTGGCCGCCACCCGGGACGGGAAGATCCTCGCGATGCGGGTGGAGCTGCTCGCCGACATGGGCGCCTACCTGCAGCTGCTCACCCCGGGCATCGCCGTGTTCGGCGCCTTCACCTTCTGCGGGCTCTACGACTTCGGCAGCTACTCCTTCACCGCGAAGGGCGTGTTCACCAACCTCACCCCGACCGACGCCTACCGCGGCGCCGGCCGCTCCGAGGCCGCGTACGGCCACGAGCGGATCATGGACGACCTGGCCCGCGAGCTGGGGATGGATCCCGCGGAGGTGCGGCTGCGCAACCTGCACCCGAAGTTCGACGAGCCGCGCACGGTCCCCTCCGGCGTCCAGTACGACTCCGGCGACTACGAGACCTGCATGCGTACCGCCATGGACCTGGTCGGGTACGACGCGCTGCGGGCCGAGCAGCAGGACCGCCGCGCGTCCGGCGACCCCGTGCAGCTCGGCATCGGGTTCGGCAACTTCACCGAGTCCGGCGGGCTCTCCCCGTCGAAGGTCGCGGCCGGGGTCCGGCTGCAGTCCGGCGGCTGGGAGCAGGCCACCGTCCGGATGACGACGAGCGGCAAGGTCGAGGTCGTCACCGGCACGTCGCCGCACGGCCAGGGGCACGAGACGGCCTGGTCGCAGATCGTCGCCGACCGGCTCGGCGTACACCCCGACGACGTCGAGGTCCTGCACGGCGACACGCTCGTCGCCCCGTTCGGCCGGGACACCTACGGCTCGCGCAGCCTCGCCGTCGGCGGCACCGCCGTCCACCTCGCCGCCGGGAAGGTGCTGGACAAGGCGATGCTGATCGCCGCGCACCTGCTCGAGGCCGACGAGTCCGACCTGGAGTTCAGCGGCGGGCAGTTCCGGGTGGCGGGTACCGGCGGGCCGTCGGTGACCATCCAGGAGGTCGCCGGGGCGGCGTCGCTCGCGGCGGACCTGCCCGAGGGCATGGAGCCCAACCTGACCGCCGACTCGGCGTTCGACCCGCCGAACTTCACCTGGCCGTTCGGCACGCACGTCTGCGTCACCGAGGTCGACACCGAGACCGGGTTCACCCGGATCCGCCGCTACGTCGCCGTCGACGACTGCGGTGTCGTCGTGAACCCGACGATCGTCGAGGGCCAGCTGCACGGCGGCATCGCGCAGGGCATCGGCCAGGCCCTCTACGAGCACGCCACGTTCGACGAGGCCGGGAACCCGACCGCGGGCAACCTCGCGTCCTACACGGTGCCGTCGGCGTCGGACCTGCCGAACTTCGAGCTGACCCAGACCGTCACCCCGTCGCCGACGAACCCGATGGGGGTCAAGGGGATCGGCGAGTCCGGTGCGATCGGCTCGTCCCCGGCGGTGGTCAACGCGGTGATCGACGCGGTCGCACACCTCGGCGTCACCCACGTCGACATGCCGGCGACCCCGCAGGCCGTCTGGCGGGCGATCACGGCCGCGGCGCGGAAGACTGCCTGA
- a CDS encoding PucR family transcriptional regulator, which produces MHSSELSDPTPYLDGGELLLTTGLGPAADPDGYVARLAAHGLAGLGFGTGLGHDDLLPAVTAACARAGLPLVEVPERTPFLALSRAVSEARAAERYAEVVRTDEAQRALTAAALGDDRESGPGRVLDRLAERLDAWSLISDADERVRYAAPRPSSRRAAALAGEIARVREHAGPSSVTVAAGGGQVVLQPVRMVGPSVLVVGRDRQFSPVDRQVIGSAVSVLTLAHARSAAAGRAEHRVRTAVLRALAVLPGSGAEQVLADTWGPLPDGDLVAVALGGRPATGRFDVLLDTLERASAGFHAELDGRVAVIVGADAVPPLLTVASRVRDVRAGISDPAPVTGLARALREAGRALDAAERLDRRTVRFADLAARGLSALVLPEDAEAFAESVLAPLVRHDAERRGDLVGSLREWLAHHGQWDPAATRLGVHRHTLRARIEKAGALLDRDLDSPGVRAELWFALHAGR; this is translated from the coding sequence GTGCATTCGAGCGAACTGTCCGATCCGACGCCGTACCTCGACGGCGGCGAGCTGCTGCTCACCACCGGCCTCGGCCCGGCGGCCGACCCCGACGGCTACGTCGCCCGGCTCGCCGCGCACGGGCTCGCCGGCCTCGGGTTCGGCACCGGTCTCGGCCACGACGACCTGCTGCCCGCCGTCACCGCGGCGTGCGCCCGGGCCGGGCTCCCGCTGGTGGAGGTCCCCGAGCGCACCCCGTTCCTGGCACTGAGCCGGGCCGTGTCCGAGGCCCGGGCCGCCGAGCGCTACGCCGAGGTCGTCCGCACCGACGAGGCCCAGCGCGCGCTCACCGCCGCCGCGCTCGGCGACGACCGCGAGTCGGGCCCCGGGCGGGTGCTCGACCGGCTCGCCGAGCGCCTCGACGCGTGGTCGCTGATCTCCGACGCCGACGAGCGCGTCCGGTACGCGGCACCGCGCCCGTCCTCGCGGCGGGCCGCCGCGCTGGCGGGCGAGATCGCCCGGGTCCGCGAGCACGCGGGCCCCTCCAGCGTCACGGTCGCCGCCGGGGGCGGGCAGGTCGTGCTCCAGCCGGTGCGGATGGTCGGGCCCTCGGTGCTCGTCGTGGGCCGGGACCGCCAGTTCTCCCCGGTCGACCGGCAGGTCATCGGCTCCGCGGTGTCGGTGCTGACCCTCGCGCACGCCCGCAGCGCCGCCGCGGGACGGGCCGAGCACCGGGTGCGCACCGCGGTGCTCCGGGCACTGGCCGTGCTGCCCGGCTCCGGCGCCGAGCAGGTCCTCGCCGACACCTGGGGGCCGCTCCCCGACGGCGACCTGGTGGCCGTCGCGCTGGGCGGACGGCCGGCGACGGGCCGGTTCGACGTGCTGCTCGACACCCTGGAGCGGGCGTCGGCCGGTTTCCACGCGGAGCTCGACGGCCGGGTGGCGGTGATCGTCGGCGCGGACGCCGTGCCGCCGCTGCTCACCGTGGCCTCCCGGGTCCGCGACGTCCGGGCCGGCATCTCCGACCCCGCCCCGGTGACCGGCCTGGCCCGGGCCCTGCGCGAGGCGGGGCGCGCGCTCGACGCCGCCGAGCGCCTGGACCGCCGCACCGTCCGCTTCGCCGATCTCGCCGCCCGCGGGCTGTCGGCACTGGTGCTGCCGGAGGACGCGGAGGCGTTCGCCGAGTCGGTGCTGGCACCGCTGGTACGCCACGACGCCGAGCGCCGCGGCGACCTCGTCGGCTCGCTGCGCGAGTGGCTCGCCCACCACGGGCAGTGGGACCCGGCCGCGACCCGGCTCGGGGTGCACCGGCACACGCTGCGCGCCCGGATCGAGAAGGCGGGTGCGCTGCTGGACCGGGACCTCGACTCCCCCGGCGTGCGGGCCGAGCTGTGGTTCGCGCTGCACGCCGGCCGGTGA
- a CDS encoding NADPH-dependent FMN reductase, whose protein sequence is MTGTDTPSRTPIRIAVIVGSVRTGRFGPTAARWFAGEIDDRDDVTVDVVDLLGADLSPALDRAPAGPLRARLAAADAFVVVTPEYNHSYPAGLKTAIDSFHAEWATKPVGFVSYGGLSGGIRAVEHLRPVFVELHGAPVRDAVSLHSFPELFGADGRPADGGAAAAAAGVLTDQLVWWGRALRDARATYGTVA, encoded by the coding sequence ATGACCGGCACGGACACACCCAGCCGCACACCGATCCGCATCGCCGTGATCGTCGGCAGCGTCCGCACCGGGCGGTTCGGACCGACCGCGGCCCGCTGGTTCGCCGGCGAGATCGACGACCGCGACGACGTCACGGTCGACGTCGTCGACCTGCTCGGCGCGGACCTCTCCCCCGCACTCGACCGGGCCCCGGCCGGCCCGCTGCGCGCGCGGCTGGCCGCGGCCGACGCGTTCGTCGTCGTCACCCCGGAGTACAACCACTCCTACCCGGCCGGGCTGAAGACGGCGATCGACTCGTTCCACGCCGAGTGGGCCACGAAACCGGTCGGGTTCGTCAGCTACGGCGGGCTCTCCGGCGGCATCCGCGCGGTCGAGCACCTGCGCCCGGTGTTCGTCGAACTGCACGGCGCCCCGGTACGGGACGCGGTCAGCCTGCACTCCTTCCCGGAGCTCTTCGGCGCCGACGGCCGTCCCGCCGACGGCGGTGCCGCCGCGGCCGCCGCCGGGGTGCTCACCGACCAGCTCGTGTGGTGGGGACGAGCCCTGCGCGACGCCCGTGCCACCTACGGGACCGTCGCATGA
- a CDS encoding MFS transporter, translating to MSAPARRGAVTALGLAMLAVTSEITIAAVALPGVGADMGVGPGATAWVMLAYTVPMAALGIPAGRWGDRADPRPVFLLAQLGILLGTALTVLAPTFAVLVAARVVQGVAAALVVAVYMPIVTASVPPERRGRAIGFIIMIMTVGTMAGAPAGGLVADALGWRAVFLVKVPAVLAAVVAGILFLDRRRVRGVPAPARSLLAEAVLLGGAVTAVLLALDGSGPGWRSPVAAVAAVVLFAGWLRLPAAGAVRDLVRRPSFGPTLAALFAVSTTAGLVSFLVPWFVADVLGGTAASGGSALLVFVAAVAVTSPVAGRLTDRFGPLRVTVAGGALSVLALAALLPLGAGTGWAALAGGMALLGVAGGVFNPAVNAAVLAAAPPGTEGATGGIAMTARTVGSAVGPAVAALGWTLTGGGSAGWRLGVAVLLVAAAAGTLAVLRPALRTPVPAT from the coding sequence ATGAGCGCCCCGGCCCGCCGGGGCGCCGTCACCGCACTCGGGCTGGCGATGCTCGCGGTGACCTCGGAGATCACGATCGCCGCGGTCGCGCTGCCGGGCGTCGGCGCCGACATGGGCGTCGGACCGGGCGCGACGGCCTGGGTGATGCTGGCCTACACGGTGCCGATGGCGGCACTGGGCATCCCGGCCGGGCGGTGGGGCGACCGCGCCGACCCGCGGCCGGTGTTCCTGCTGGCCCAGCTCGGGATCCTGCTCGGCACGGCGCTGACCGTGCTGGCGCCGACGTTCGCGGTGCTCGTCGCCGCCCGGGTGGTGCAGGGGGTCGCCGCGGCCCTGGTGGTCGCGGTCTACATGCCGATCGTGACGGCGTCGGTCCCGCCGGAACGCCGGGGCCGGGCGATCGGCTTCATCATCATGATCATGACAGTGGGCACGATGGCCGGTGCCCCGGCCGGCGGCCTCGTCGCCGACGCACTGGGCTGGCGTGCGGTGTTCCTGGTGAAGGTGCCCGCGGTGCTGGCCGCGGTCGTCGCCGGGATCCTGTTCCTGGACCGGCGGCGGGTGCGCGGCGTGCCCGCGCCGGCACGGTCGCTGCTCGCCGAGGCGGTGCTGCTCGGCGGTGCGGTGACCGCCGTGCTGCTCGCGCTCGACGGGAGCGGCCCCGGCTGGCGGTCGCCGGTGGCCGCCGTGGCCGCGGTCGTCCTGTTCGCCGGATGGCTGCGCCTGCCCGCGGCGGGCGCGGTGCGGGACCTGGTCCGCCGCCCGTCGTTCGGGCCGACCCTCGCCGCCCTGTTCGCGGTGTCGACGACGGCGGGGCTGGTGTCGTTCCTGGTGCCGTGGTTCGTCGCCGACGTGCTGGGCGGGACGGCCGCGTCCGGCGGCTCCGCGCTGCTGGTGTTCGTCGCCGCCGTGGCGGTGACCTCGCCGGTGGCGGGCCGGCTCACCGACCGGTTCGGGCCCCTGCGGGTCACCGTCGCCGGGGGTGCGCTGAGCGTGCTCGCGCTCGCGGCGCTGCTGCCGCTCGGCGCCGGGACGGGCTGGGCCGCGCTGGCCGGGGGGATGGCGCTCCTCGGCGTCGCCGGCGGGGTGTTCAACCCGGCGGTCAACGCTGCGGTGCTGGCCGCGGCGCCACCCGGCACCGAGGGCGCGACCGGCGGGATCGCGATGACCGCGCGGACCGTCGGCAGCGCCGTCGGGCCCGCGGTGGCGGCGCTCGGGTGGACCCTGACCGGCGGTGGGTCGGCGGGCTGGCGGCTCGGCGTCGCGGTCCTGCTGGTCGCGGCGGCGGCCGGGACCCTCGCCGTGCTGCGGCCCGCGCTGCGCACCCCGGTCCCGGCGACGTGA
- a CDS encoding DUF4232 domain-containing protein has product MGGRRTARLQVSGVLAGLLVLLSACGAPDAAPPVSPARSTPAAAPATEEPPTTVPTEPAATGPVRPCTGDGLDVSATPPRTDDGGTLSEIVFRNTGSAPCVLRGYPGVSFVAGNEGTPVGPRASVEGPRAEVRLEPGRAATSALRVRDTDRYPVAVCVPAEARGLRVHPPGGSGGTFVPRAGRVCSGEPHRPQVTVESVVAR; this is encoded by the coding sequence GTGGGCGGGCGGCGCACGGCGCGACTGCAGGTGAGCGGGGTGCTCGCCGGCCTGCTCGTGCTCCTGAGTGCGTGCGGTGCGCCTGATGCCGCACCCCCGGTGTCCCCGGCCCGGTCCACGCCCGCCGCCGCGCCGGCCACGGAGGAGCCCCCCACGACGGTTCCGACGGAGCCAGCGGCGACCGGGCCGGTGCGGCCCTGCACCGGCGACGGTCTCGACGTCTCGGCCACCCCGCCCCGCACCGACGACGGCGGCACCCTCTCCGAGATCGTGTTCCGCAACACCGGCTCCGCGCCCTGCGTGCTGCGCGGCTACCCGGGCGTGTCGTTCGTGGCCGGGAACGAGGGCACCCCCGTCGGCCCGCGGGCCTCCGTCGAGGGGCCGCGTGCCGAGGTCCGGCTGGAGCCCGGCCGGGCCGCCACCTCCGCGCTGCGGGTCCGCGACACCGACCGCTACCCGGTCGCGGTGTGCGTGCCCGCCGAGGCCCGCGGGCTCCGGGTGCACCCGCCCGGCGGCAGCGGGGGGACGTTCGTGCCCCGGGCCGGCCGCGTCTGCTCCGGCGAGCCCCACCGGCCCCAGGTCACCGTGGAGTCGGTCGTCGCCCGCTGA
- a CDS encoding sulfite exporter TauE/SafE family protein gives MTAPELALLFVAGFAAGLSGAVAGLASLFSYPALLAVGLPATTANVTNTVCLLFQGAGAVAGSRPELRGAGPQVRRWVLPALLGGATGAALLLATPEGGFERIVPFLVAGAAVLLLVPPRPDSTRTPGRGVTVGVFAVAVYGGYFGAAASVLMLALLASLPGATLLRANALKNVLTWAANAVAAVGFAVFGDVAWAVVPALALGLVAGGRLGPAVARRLPARLMRIGIAVAGLGLAGTLFADAWL, from the coding sequence GTGACCGCACCGGAGCTCGCCCTGCTGTTCGTGGCCGGGTTCGCCGCCGGCCTGAGCGGTGCCGTGGCCGGTCTGGCCTCGCTGTTCTCCTACCCGGCGCTGCTCGCGGTCGGCCTGCCCGCGACGACCGCCAACGTCACCAACACGGTGTGCCTGCTCTTCCAGGGTGCGGGGGCGGTGGCCGGCTCGCGGCCCGAGCTGCGCGGCGCGGGCCCGCAGGTCCGCCGGTGGGTGCTCCCGGCCCTGCTCGGTGGCGCCACCGGTGCCGCCCTGCTGCTGGCGACCCCGGAGGGCGGGTTCGAACGGATCGTGCCGTTCCTCGTCGCCGGCGCCGCGGTCCTGCTCCTCGTACCCCCGCGGCCGGACTCCACCCGGACCCCCGGGCGAGGCGTCACGGTCGGCGTGTTCGCGGTCGCGGTGTACGGCGGCTACTTCGGCGCCGCCGCCAGCGTGCTCATGCTGGCACTGCTGGCGTCGCTGCCGGGGGCGACGCTGCTGCGCGCCAACGCCCTGAAGAACGTGCTGACCTGGGCGGCGAACGCGGTGGCGGCCGTCGGGTTCGCGGTGTTCGGGGACGTCGCGTGGGCCGTGGTGCCGGCGCTCGCGCTCGGCCTCGTCGCCGGCGGCAGGCTCGGCCCCGCCGTCGCCCGGCGGCTCCCGGCACGGCTGATGCGGATCGGGATCGCCGTCGCGGGGCTCGGTCTCGCCGGGACGCTCTTCGCCGACGCCTGGCTCTGA
- a CDS encoding serine/threonine-protein kinase, translating into MDALVALVAGLLSGIRGLGIPDTCPGDWAWSVTALGVLTGLLPTAGAATVAVLRRRIGSGSSSGYSGAESVLIGGIGVLAAGLLPLAVFVGAGGVFAQATQGVPAVPGLSAQVTDSIRVTTCDLVGTQSSYLGRGSVAGSIGGGDVVTSVTAIVLLGLVPLLAVVLVAVQARTALRRGPRWPAKFFWLPLFALVVLTATVPAGTAEHLWVGILGGSLAGVLVVPMFPAPSRARIERVRAGRDAAPAARAVPAAPTGSSRGGATAAGSSRAGRGPGEPRGSGVSATPSVAERLAGRFAQREPEHPVDFSGRSAAAAPGAPSSLPQAAPYAGFGALPAPAGSRPPSGYAGPPGAPPPGAYAPGGPGRPPTGPAAHPAAGPMRPQAPSGGPFPPPGPPRRPTLVAPVPGGPGRAPRFRLMKRLGAGGFGGVWLAHDAKLGHTVAVKSAHAADPETEERIRREAAALGSMRHPCCVEIYDLLHASSDPGLQGMDGLVIVMQYVDGMSLGQLVAERGTVDDVSAARIWTGVAGALDTAHRSGVLHRDLKPGNIVVDPHGHPHLIDFGIARKQGDSTLTQTGYVLGTPDYLAPETAAGKPASPASDGWQLAAAVSFALSGAPPRGESSDAVAGLRAAAAGGKLTHLPSRTAHLSLLKQALRTEPQRRPELRAVQAKLDGWLQRQGYRADGPVTAVFDRQ; encoded by the coding sequence GTGGACGCGCTGGTGGCACTCGTCGCCGGGCTGCTGAGCGGCATCCGGGGCCTCGGGATCCCGGACACCTGCCCCGGTGACTGGGCGTGGTCGGTCACCGCACTCGGTGTCCTGACCGGGCTGCTCCCGACCGCCGGCGCCGCGACCGTCGCCGTGCTGCGCCGCCGGATCGGGTCCGGGTCGTCGTCGGGGTACAGCGGCGCCGAGTCCGTGCTGATCGGCGGGATCGGCGTCCTCGCCGCCGGCCTGCTGCCGCTGGCCGTCTTCGTCGGCGCGGGCGGGGTGTTCGCACAGGCGACCCAGGGGGTCCCCGCGGTGCCCGGGCTGTCCGCCCAGGTCACCGACTCCATCCGGGTCACCACCTGCGACCTCGTCGGCACCCAGAGCAGCTACCTCGGCCGGGGCAGCGTCGCGGGGTCGATCGGCGGCGGCGACGTCGTCACCTCGGTGACCGCGATCGTGCTGCTCGGCCTGGTGCCGCTGCTCGCCGTCGTGCTCGTCGCGGTGCAGGCCCGCACGGCGCTGCGCCGCGGGCCGCGCTGGCCCGCCAAGTTCTTCTGGCTCCCGCTGTTCGCGCTGGTCGTGCTGACCGCGACGGTCCCCGCCGGGACGGCCGAGCACCTGTGGGTCGGCATCCTCGGCGGGAGTCTCGCCGGGGTGCTGGTCGTACCGATGTTCCCGGCGCCGTCGCGGGCCAGGATCGAGCGGGTCCGGGCCGGCCGCGACGCGGCGCCCGCCGCACGGGCCGTCCCCGCCGCCCCGACGGGCTCGTCGCGGGGCGGGGCCACGGCCGCCGGCTCGTCGCGGGCGGGGCGCGGCCCCGGGGAGCCACGGGGCAGCGGGGTGAGCGCCACCCCGAGCGTCGCCGAACGGCTCGCCGGCCGGTTCGCCCAGCGCGAGCCGGAGCACCCCGTCGACTTCTCCGGCCGGTCCGCCGCGGCCGCGCCCGGAGCGCCGTCGTCGTTGCCGCAGGCGGCGCCCTACGCCGGGTTCGGGGCGCTGCCCGCCCCGGCCGGTTCCCGGCCGCCGTCCGGGTACGCGGGGCCCCCGGGTGCGCCGCCGCCCGGTGCGTACGCCCCCGGCGGGCCGGGGCGCCCGCCGACCGGGCCCGCCGCGCACCCGGCCGCGGGGCCGATGCGGCCGCAGGCACCGTCGGGCGGGCCGTTCCCGCCGCCGGGGCCGCCGCGGCGCCCGACGCTCGTGGCGCCGGTGCCGGGAGGCCCCGGCCGCGCCCCGCGGTTCCGGCTGATGAAGCGCCTCGGTGCCGGAGGGTTCGGTGGCGTCTGGCTGGCCCACGACGCGAAGCTCGGCCACACGGTCGCCGTGAAGTCCGCGCACGCCGCCGACCCCGAGACCGAGGAGCGGATCCGCCGGGAGGCCGCCGCGCTCGGGTCGATGCGGCACCCGTGCTGCGTGGAGATCTACGACCTGCTGCACGCGTCGTCGGACCCCGGCCTCCAGGGCATGGACGGCCTCGTGATCGTGATGCAGTACGTCGACGGCATGTCGCTCGGGCAGCTCGTCGCCGAGCGGGGCACGGTCGACGACGTCTCCGCGGCCCGGATCTGGACCGGGGTGGCGGGGGCGCTGGACACCGCGCACCGGTCCGGGGTGCTGCACCGCGACCTCAAGCCCGGCAACATCGTCGTCGACCCGCACGGTCACCCGCACCTGATCGACTTCGGGATCGCCCGCAAGCAGGGCGACTCGACGCTGACCCAGACCGGCTACGTGCTCGGCACCCCCGACTACCTCGCCCCGGAGACGGCGGCGGGCAAGCCCGCGTCCCCGGCGTCGGACGGCTGGCAGCTGGCCGCCGCGGTCTCCTTCGCGCTGAGCGGGGCACCCCCGCGGGGCGAGTCGAGCGACGCCGTCGCCGGGCTCCGTGCCGCCGCGGCCGGGGGGAAGCTGACCCACCTGCCGTCGCGGACGGCGCACCTGTCGCTGCTCAAGCAGGCGTTGCGCACCGAGCCGCAGCGGCGTCCCGAGCTGCGGGCGGTGCAGGCGAAGCTGGACGGCTGGCTGCAGCGCCAGGGCTACCGCGCCGACGGGCCCGTCACGGCGGTGTTCGACCGGCAGTGA
- a CDS encoding MarR family winged helix-turn-helix transcriptional regulator, with amino-acid sequence MTESPIGPIDGDVAGGGVATAERDDLEGALRPASTGAAEASLESLEKQITLLVRRTMESVWAHGYGANDAVDRYTYPVLMLLDDEGALSLTALTGKLGVSKPTASRQVSRLSRAGLVDVSPHERDPRSVSVALTPAGEAAREEVRAARLAPLREVIAHWPQADRDGLAGLLDRFNTDLDLFLR; translated from the coding sequence ATGACCGAAAGTCCGATTGGCCCGATTGACGGTGACGTGGCCGGCGGCGGGGTCGCCACGGCCGAACGCGACGACCTGGAGGGCGCGCTGCGCCCGGCGAGCACGGGTGCCGCCGAGGCGTCGCTGGAGTCCCTGGAGAAGCAGATCACCCTGCTGGTGCGTCGCACCATGGAGTCCGTGTGGGCGCACGGCTACGGCGCGAACGACGCCGTCGACCGCTACACGTACCCCGTCCTCATGCTGCTCGACGACGAGGGCGCCCTCTCGCTGACCGCCCTCACCGGCAAGCTCGGTGTCAGCAAGCCCACCGCGAGCCGCCAGGTCTCCCGGCTGTCCCGGGCCGGCCTGGTCGACGTGTCCCCGCACGAGCGCGACCCGCGTTCGGTGAGCGTCGCACTGACCCCGGCCGGCGAGGCCGCCCGCGAGGAGGTCCGCGCGGCCCGGCTGGCGCCGCTGCGGGAGGTCATCGCGCACTGGCCGCAGGCCGACCGGGACGGGCTGGCCGGGCTGCTGGACCGGTTCAACACCGACCTGGACCTGTTCCTGCGCTGA